In Actinoplanes sp. NBC_00393, a single genomic region encodes these proteins:
- a CDS encoding WD40 repeat domain-containing protein, whose product MRIVWTTDQGPDPALRQVFRAAQPSAVAAAVVDGREVVVTLVDEHEDFDCELGELHFERCPEPGLRVWDRATGTLIRTVSGVCDNGTGYPALLAVVEMDGHPLAVVGDWARPPKLVDLAAGRRIGSLAGHDDTVQVQGIAVDGTVVVTAGWDGVLRSTDLSTGRTQAIHTGERMNAVAVVRIDGRPVAVAGRDTLSLWDVADGSRLGVLEPAGDSAITALATWPAAGPAAHAGPPAAGLPAAAGPGGPRAAVGSDGPRAATSARSLSPETGSGGLVAARDTGGGIVVWDIATGRQRRLGIGPLRLPGDIAAVTGLGGERLVAVDDGEAIAVWDVDAGTPLRAPLTGPVSQARLTAAGPGTLLAGSATDDMVSVWHLGADSAGDDRVPVFELEADSAADDIVSERQLEAAPSGGATDIRCLAVTPDGWVVAGGSDGVLRRWRAADGQPDPVAAGKLPGRVNVVRAVENSGRVQLVAAGGDLHGVQDGLLHRWVDGRAAPPVEVDHRGEVKIIVPYGPLLLTGGTDGLIHVIDLRTGQRQATIDSTYPPRGLAAGRLNGRTVVAITGMFEPFTLWDLESGTAMASPALGVQVGEAAQAWITTAAGPSMVTVHEARVRVHHLLTGTTTDQQADIAEPVTALAATESAKVAIARTDCSVSVIDVRSGKEDGRLTLPYPAAALAWAPAGRLIIACRRDLWCAELPAI is encoded by the coding sequence GTGCGCATCGTGTGGACCACCGATCAGGGCCCCGATCCGGCGTTGCGGCAGGTGTTCCGGGCAGCGCAGCCGTCCGCGGTTGCCGCCGCGGTCGTGGACGGCCGCGAGGTCGTGGTGACGCTGGTGGACGAGCACGAGGACTTCGACTGCGAGCTCGGCGAACTGCACTTCGAGCGGTGCCCGGAACCGGGCCTGCGGGTCTGGGACCGGGCGACCGGCACCCTGATCCGTACGGTGTCCGGCGTCTGCGACAACGGCACGGGCTATCCGGCGCTGCTGGCCGTCGTGGAGATGGACGGGCACCCGCTGGCCGTGGTCGGGGACTGGGCCCGGCCGCCGAAGCTGGTCGACCTCGCCGCCGGGCGCCGGATCGGGTCTCTCGCCGGGCATGACGACACGGTCCAGGTGCAGGGCATCGCTGTCGACGGCACTGTGGTGGTCACCGCGGGTTGGGACGGGGTTCTGCGCAGCACCGATTTGTCTACCGGCCGAACCCAGGCGATCCACACTGGCGAACGGATGAACGCGGTCGCCGTCGTGCGGATCGACGGCCGGCCGGTCGCTGTCGCGGGCCGCGACACTCTCTCGCTATGGGACGTTGCCGATGGCTCCCGGCTGGGCGTCCTCGAACCGGCCGGCGACTCGGCCATCACGGCTCTTGCCACCTGGCCAGCCGCCGGCCCCGCGGCCCACGCCGGTCCTCCGGCCGCCGGTCTTCCGGCCGCCGCTGGCCCTGGCGGCCCGCGCGCTGCCGTTGGCTCCGATGGTCCGCGCGCTGCCACTAGCGCCCGGAGCTTGTCCCCGGAAACCGGCTCCGGCGGCCTGGTCGCAGCTCGGGACACCGGCGGCGGCATCGTCGTCTGGGATATCGCCACCGGTCGGCAGCGGCGGCTGGGTATCGGCCCGCTGCGGCTACCCGGTGACATCGCCGCGGTCACCGGGCTCGGTGGCGAGCGGTTGGTCGCCGTCGACGACGGGGAGGCGATCGCGGTGTGGGACGTCGACGCCGGAACGCCGCTGCGGGCTCCACTGACCGGGCCGGTCAGCCAGGCCCGCCTCACCGCTGCCGGGCCGGGCACGTTGCTCGCCGGTTCGGCCACCGACGACATGGTGTCGGTGTGGCATCTGGGAGCCGACTCGGCTGGGGACGACAGGGTGCCGGTCTTCGAGCTCGAAGCCGACTCAGCCGCGGACGACATCGTGTCGGAGCGGCAGCTTGAAGCCGCTCCATCCGGCGGCGCGACCGACATTCGGTGTCTCGCTGTGACTCCCGATGGCTGGGTGGTGGCGGGTGGCTCCGACGGCGTGCTGCGGCGGTGGCGTGCGGCCGACGGTCAACCCGATCCCGTCGCAGCTGGAAAGCTGCCGGGCCGGGTGAACGTGGTCCGGGCCGTCGAAAACAGCGGCCGCGTTCAGCTCGTTGCGGCCGGTGGCGACCTGCACGGCGTCCAGGACGGATTGCTGCACCGGTGGGTCGACGGCCGGGCCGCGCCGCCCGTCGAGGTGGATCATCGCGGCGAGGTGAAGATCATCGTGCCGTACGGGCCGCTGCTGCTGACCGGCGGGACGGACGGGCTGATCCACGTCATCGACTTGCGAACCGGGCAGCGGCAGGCCACGATCGACAGCACCTATCCGCCGCGCGGGCTGGCAGCCGGCCGCCTGAACGGCCGGACGGTTGTCGCGATCACCGGGATGTTCGAGCCGTTCACGCTCTGGGACCTAGAGTCCGGCACGGCGATGGCGAGCCCGGCTCTCGGCGTGCAGGTCGGCGAGGCGGCACAGGCCTGGATCACCACTGCCGCCGGCCCTTCCATGGTCACCGTGCACGAGGCTCGGGTACGGGTGCACCACCTGCTGACCGGCACGACCACCGACCAGCAGGCCGACATTGCGGAGCCGGTGACCGCATTGGCCGCGACCGAGTCGGCGAAGGTGGCCATTGCGCGTACCGATTGCAGCGTGTCTGTCATCGACGTCCGGAGCGGGAAGGAGGACGGTCGGCTCACGCTGCCGTACCCCGCTGCTGCTCTTGCCTGGGCGCCCGCAGGGCGGCTGATCATCGCCTGCCGGCGCGACCTCTGGTGTGCCGAACTGCCAGCCATCTGA
- a CDS encoding DUF1203 domain-containing protein produces the protein MSYRIDAIPSSVLDEVRASGLDASGNPAEGVMASGGEPLRCCHRDATAGEDLILFGYEPPLPASPYREIGAVFTHAAPCAGPPSDSRYPAAWRGRPQILRAYDARGWIHPATRVDDGTDPEAAIEAILADPAVTLIHTRNVAYGCFMLAIVPDR, from the coding sequence ATGAGTTACCGCATCGACGCCATTCCCAGCTCTGTTCTCGACGAGGTCCGCGCCAGTGGCCTCGACGCCTCGGGCAATCCCGCGGAGGGAGTCATGGCCTCCGGCGGCGAGCCGCTGCGCTGTTGTCACCGCGACGCCACGGCCGGCGAGGACCTGATCCTGTTCGGCTACGAACCGCCGCTGCCGGCCAGCCCATACCGGGAGATCGGCGCGGTCTTCACCCACGCCGCACCCTGCGCCGGGCCGCCGTCGGATTCGCGCTACCCGGCGGCGTGGCGCGGGCGGCCGCAGATCCTGCGTGCGTATGACGCCCGAGGCTGGATCCACCCGGCGACCAGGGTCGACGACGGCACCGACCCGGAGGCGGCGATCGAGGCCATCCTCGCCGATCCGGCCGTGACGCTGATCCACACCCGCAACGTCGCCTACGGCTGTTTCATGCTCGCGATCGTCCCTGATCGCTGA
- a CDS encoding response regulator transcription factor produces MIRVLLADDEAIMRAGLRMLLSDEADMEVVGEAADGNEAVRQVEKLQPDVVLMDARMPGLDGIGAARQIAEKHPGVRVLVLTTFDEEVLVDGALRAGVAGFLLKVSPPEQLLDALREVAAGRGLLDPAVVPRIITRYAGTPQARRRDPALDQLTPREAEVLALVGRGLSNTEIAAALHLGETTVKTHLGRALDKLGLRDRAKAIAYAYSSGLIIPGEG; encoded by the coding sequence ATGATCCGGGTGCTGCTCGCCGACGACGAGGCGATCATGCGGGCCGGCCTGCGGATGCTCCTCTCCGACGAGGCGGACATGGAGGTCGTCGGCGAGGCCGCCGACGGCAACGAGGCGGTCCGGCAGGTCGAGAAACTGCAGCCCGACGTCGTCCTGATGGACGCTCGCATGCCCGGCCTGGACGGCATCGGCGCGGCCCGGCAGATAGCCGAGAAACACCCGGGGGTACGGGTACTCGTGCTCACCACCTTCGACGAGGAGGTCCTGGTCGACGGCGCCCTGCGGGCCGGAGTCGCCGGTTTCCTGCTGAAGGTGTCGCCACCCGAGCAGCTGCTCGACGCGCTGCGCGAGGTGGCGGCCGGGCGCGGACTGCTCGACCCGGCGGTGGTCCCGCGGATCATCACCCGTTACGCCGGCACCCCGCAGGCCCGGCGCCGCGACCCGGCGCTGGACCAGCTCACCCCGCGCGAGGCCGAGGTGCTGGCCCTGGTCGGGCGCGGCCTGTCGAACACCGAGATCGCCGCCGCCTTGCATCTCGGCGAGACGACGGTGAAGACCCACCTGGGCCGCGCGCTGGACAAGCTGGGCCTGCGCGATCGGGCGAAAGCCATTGCGTACGCGTACTCCAGCGGCCTGATCATCCCGGGCGAGGGGTGA
- a CDS encoding amidohydrolase codes for MTLVNFYRDLHAHPELSMQEHRTASKLAGQLRAAGMDTTEGIGGTGVAGILRNGDGPTVMLRADMDALPINEETGLPYASTVPGVMHACGHDLHITGLAGAVAVLAGARTEWSGTLLAVGQPGEETAQGAAAMLADGLFERFPRPDVILGQHVGPAPVSTVGHRAGLMMSAALDVEIRIFGQGGHGSMPETCVDPVVTAAYLVTRLQTVVSREIGAGEPAVLTVGRMHAGTRANVIPDEAVLTLNLRTQAQHVRDRILAAVRRIADAECAASGCPRPPRILISGDFPTLCNDEKTVARVRAAHREMFGPASVLDYPALMASEDFPRFGADGIPYAYWFLGATSLPVWDAAPGELPEEKLRGVPGNHTARFAPDMATVRTAVTALTVAARECLGAS; via the coding sequence ATGACTCTCGTCAATTTCTATCGGGACCTGCACGCCCATCCCGAACTCTCCATGCAGGAACACCGGACCGCCAGCAAACTCGCCGGCCAGCTGCGCGCCGCCGGCATGGACACCACCGAGGGCATCGGCGGCACCGGCGTCGCAGGGATCCTGCGCAACGGCGACGGGCCGACGGTGATGCTGCGCGCCGACATGGACGCGCTGCCGATCAATGAGGAGACCGGACTCCCGTACGCCAGCACTGTGCCCGGCGTGATGCATGCGTGCGGGCACGACCTGCATATCACCGGCCTGGCCGGGGCGGTCGCGGTGCTGGCCGGCGCGCGTACCGAATGGTCCGGAACTCTGCTCGCGGTCGGGCAGCCGGGTGAGGAGACCGCGCAGGGTGCGGCCGCGATGCTCGCCGACGGGCTGTTCGAGCGGTTCCCGCGCCCGGACGTGATCCTCGGGCAGCACGTGGGCCCGGCGCCGGTGTCGACCGTGGGGCATCGCGCCGGGCTGATGATGTCCGCGGCCCTCGACGTCGAGATCCGGATCTTCGGGCAGGGTGGGCACGGGTCGATGCCGGAGACCTGTGTGGATCCGGTGGTCACCGCCGCCTACCTGGTGACGCGCTTGCAGACCGTGGTGTCCCGCGAGATCGGGGCCGGCGAGCCGGCGGTGCTGACGGTCGGCCGCATGCATGCCGGCACCCGGGCGAACGTCATCCCGGACGAGGCGGTTCTCACCCTCAACTTACGCACGCAGGCGCAGCACGTACGCGATCGGATTCTGGCGGCCGTGCGCCGCATCGCCGACGCCGAGTGCGCAGCCTCCGGCTGCCCGCGGCCACCGCGCATCCTGATCTCCGGCGACTTTCCCACCCTGTGCAACGACGAGAAGACCGTGGCTCGGGTACGCGCAGCGCACCGCGAAATGTTCGGCCCGGCTTCGGTCCTCGACTACCCGGCCCTGATGGCGAGCGAGGACTTCCCCCGGTTCGGCGCCGACGGGATCCCGTACGCGTACTGGTTCCTCGGCGCCACTTCCCTACCGGTTTGGGACGCGGCGCCCGGCGAGTTGCCCGAGGAGAAGCTGCGCGGTGTCCCCGGCAATCACACCGCCCGCTTCGCCCCCGACATGGCCACCGTCCGCACCGCGGTCACCGCGCTGACCGTCGCCGCGCGCGAATGCCTCGGTGCGAGCTGA
- a CDS encoding SPFH domain-containing protein, which yields MERTVFRTSGFVALSGWLLLTLAGVAGIIGSEQNPAVMIGIGAVWLLVTTAVFTGLTVIDPNESQVVQFFGRYLGSIREPGFHWTVPLTTKHKVTLRVRNFETDRLKVSDADGNPVEIAAVVVCRVVDTAKASFAVDDYLAYVAVQAEAAVRHLATSYPYDSHDSGRPSLRDSAVVSDELTTELSERVALAGVEVIESRITHLAYAPEIAQAMLARQQAAAIVGARAKIVEGAVGMVSGALDKLRAEHVVDLDEERKAQMVANLLVVLCGDRAAQPVVNTGTLY from the coding sequence GTGGAACGTACTGTCTTCCGTACCTCGGGCTTTGTGGCATTGAGCGGCTGGCTGCTGCTCACGCTGGCCGGCGTCGCCGGCATCATCGGCTCGGAGCAGAACCCGGCGGTCATGATCGGGATAGGCGCCGTCTGGCTGCTGGTGACCACCGCGGTGTTCACCGGCCTGACCGTCATCGACCCGAACGAGTCGCAGGTCGTCCAGTTCTTCGGGCGCTACCTCGGCAGCATCCGGGAGCCCGGCTTCCACTGGACCGTCCCGTTGACGACCAAGCACAAGGTCACCCTGCGCGTGCGGAACTTCGAGACCGACCGGCTGAAGGTCTCCGACGCCGACGGCAACCCCGTGGAGATCGCGGCCGTGGTCGTCTGCCGAGTCGTCGACACTGCCAAGGCGAGTTTCGCGGTCGACGACTACCTCGCCTATGTCGCCGTGCAGGCGGAGGCGGCGGTGCGGCATCTGGCGACCAGCTACCCGTACGACTCGCACGACAGCGGACGGCCCAGCCTGCGTGACTCCGCGGTGGTCAGCGACGAACTGACGACCGAGCTCAGCGAGCGGGTCGCGCTCGCCGGCGTCGAGGTCATCGAGTCGCGGATCACGCATCTCGCGTACGCGCCGGAGATCGCCCAGGCGATGCTGGCCCGGCAGCAGGCCGCGGCGATCGTCGGCGCCCGCGCCAAGATCGTGGAAGGCGCGGTCGGGATGGTGTCCGGCGCGCTGGACAAGCTCCGGGCCGAACATGTCGTCGATCTGGACGAGGAGCGGAAGGCGCAGATGGTCGCGAACCTTCTCGTCGTTCTCTGCGGTGACCGCGCCGCGCAGCCGGTGGTGAACACGGGAACCCTGTACTGA